In Mercenaria mercenaria strain notata chromosome 14, MADL_Memer_1, whole genome shotgun sequence, the following are encoded in one genomic region:
- the LOC123526938 gene encoding uncharacterized protein LOC123526938: MVAFLLPLLVMVITTSRASSRCQSSIEGREFIFGIIQTAGNFYNPNPGNDTIELHITNASPNHTRIYLQIPYSNIDTYHNIPPDQSKTVNISRSIQNNGTFRGKRGIRITSDYDISVLVTCVKSGSNESAAVESYNVFPSRSAGRRYFISPGTQGTYWGYGSNTVLVTSNADNNLVKFYNTSTGLLNAMIISRFEVYQYHSPYNLITGLLIEAESDITVIAGVERHYGYYDYYGYYRNDEFRARTVSVIPTKYWSNKYIVPQTRHADTASLRIWSEYVSLRVHVSTDTHSFLSMNKNQSFVNTSVVLTAEKPFSILQNSFYSNNTNDDFMVLVPGVDQYINDYRFTVPHLHSNSTQLHLHMKNYIAIIVPTTFKDNLLIDGVPVQYMGDSRTKYQFPVSLPFSNYTVLSFEVSEGYHRVRHLLSHVKFGLLVYGFGKSDASDYDYWYSGIEEYTNSYGFYAGFNLQGDQCENPGTEPTTHSVPPIYTSSTGTTGPDQNNVTMCYSCEDLGRIDLCDTVKACHVKEVCFVERQNKSGRDIYRSGCLSADVCASEHQESLSKDDFCVECCSGSFCNNKGCGSTGLPNRDQRGPVCYDCQHVSSPELCTSVTLCSHQQVCRIEKLTWGEGYHYKMGCANNLCDPLTRTVHHLSKRATPVCHSCCHDDYCNKNCTRTSNGADGSVFVG, encoded by the exons GTATAGAAGGACGAGAATTCATCTTTGGAATTATACAGACAGCGGGGAATTTTTATAACCCAAACCCAGGCAACGACACCATTGAATTACATATAACTAACGCTTCGCCCAATCATACCAGGATTTATCTACAAATACCGTACTCCAATATAGATACATATCACAACATACCACCTGATCAgagtaaaactgtaaatataagtCGTAGTATACAAAATAATGGCACTTTCCGTGGAAAAAGGGGTATACGTATAACATCGGATTATGATATATCAGTCCTAGTTACATGCGTGAAATCGGGGTCGAATGAGTCCGCCGCTGTCGAATCGTATAATGTGTTCCCTTCAAGAAGTGCAGGGAGGCGTTATTTCATTTCTCCGGGGACACAAGGGACATATTGGGGGTATGGATCAAATACTGTCCTTGTAACAAGTAACGCTGACaataatcttgtaaaattttataaCACCTCAACTGGTCTCCTTAACGCCATGATAATTAGCAGGTTTGAGGTTTATCAGTATCACAGCCCTTACAACCTAATTACCGGCCTCCTTATCGAAGCTGAAAGTGATATTACGGTGATAGCTGGAGTAGAAAGGCATTATGGCTACTATGACTACTATGGCTACTACAGAAATGACGAGTTCAGAGCTAGAACGGTATCCGTGATTCCAACCAAATATTGGTCGAATAAATATATAGTACCCCAAACGAGACATGCTGACACAGCTTCGCTCAGAATCTGGTCTGAGTATGTTTCACTTCGAGTCCATGTAAGTACAGATACCCACTCATTTCTGTCTATGAATAAAAACCAATCATTTGTTAATACATCCGTGGTTCTAACAGCTGAAAAACCATTCTCCATTTTGCAAAACAGTTTCTATTCCAACAACACCAATGATGATTTCATGGTTCTAGTGCCGGGAGTTGATCAGTACATCAATGACTATCGCTTCACCGTTCCACATCTACACTCGAATAGCACGCAGTTGCATCTACATATGAAGAATTACATAGCAATCATTGTTCCAACAACGTTCAAAGACAACTTGCTCATAGACGGCGTACCTGTACAATATATGGGAGACTCGAGAACAAAATACCAGTTTCCCGTCTCGTTACCGTTTAGTAATTACACTGTTTTGTCATTTGAAGTAAGTGAAGGTTATCACAGAGTTCGTCATCTTTTGTCACATGTGAAGTTTGGACTGCTTGTTTATGGGTTTGGAAAATCAGATGCAAGTGATTACGATTATTGGTATAGCGGTATAGAAGAATATACAAACAGTTATGGCTTTTATGCTGGCTTCAATTTACAAG GCGACCAGTGTGAGAACCCTGGTACTGAACCCACAACACATTCAGTACCCCCTATCTATACAAGCTCAACCGGAACAACTGGACCCG ATCAAAACAACGTTACAATGTGCTACAGTTGTGAAGATCTTGGACGGATTGACCTGTGTGACACTGTCAAAGCATGTCATGTGAAAGAG GTGTGCTTTGTGGAAAGACAGAACAAATCAGGACGTGACATTTACAGATCTGGATGCTTATCTGCcgat GTATGCGCCAGCGAGCACCAAGAGTCACTGTCTAAGGACGACTTCTGTGTGGAATGCTGCAGTGGCAGCTTCTGTAACAACAAAGGGTGTGGAAGTACAG GGCTTCCAAACCGTGATCAAAGAGGTCCAGTATGCTACGATTGTCAACACGTGTCGTCACCTGAGCTATGTACCTCTGTGACGTTGTGCTCACATCAACAG GTATGTCGTATTGAAAAGTTGACATGGGGTGAAGGCTATCATTACAAGATGGGATGTGCAAACAACCTC tgtgATCCTCTGACGAGAACTGTTCATCATCTGTCAAAAAGAGCAACACCAGTCTGTCATTCTTGTTGCCATGATGATTACTGCAATAAGAACTGTACCAGAACTTCTAACGGAGCTGATGGATCTGTTTTTGTTG GCTGA